GTTGGGTTTATATGCTTTTTTGTCTGggcttttatatttttttttttgtaatgaactctgtttaatataatattagttggaaaaaaaaaatagtagtatttTCTCCTCCAAAAATTTCGGGGACCGAATCTCTCATTCACACGCGCAACACTTGAACGTGAGCGCTATGAAACATCGTGCTCTCATGTATTCGCCCAACGCCACCTACTTATTtgatttcgatttttttttggttggtagttattagtattattttataaatggtgATGGGGAATAATGAATAAGTCATACCACTGATTTATTACTAGGCAtacaaaacgaaaaaaaaatcatcttacagtctcatattttataaaagaaatgtataaaaattacaAGCTTTTATGCAAACATAACTATTATTAGCGCGTTAGAGCTATTTTAATAGTGTCACATTACTCTTACTTGAAAAATtcggaaataataaaaatgttttagccTGAggaataataaaaaggaaaataaaattttatttataattcaaAGACAAAAAGTGAGGGGGAAGAAGAGAAGTggaggtgtatcgatcgacgtctgtgatataaatctttttattaCAGAGTTCCACGCGTCTTACTCTGTTTCGCCAAAGCTCTTTCTCCTCCATCCTCCTTCACGCTCACGGGatatcttctctctctctctctctctctctctctctctctctccagcgAGATCttatttcttctctctctctcgatgcATCCACCTGTCTCCGCTACTTGatggacaagaagaagaagaagctgccaCACCGAAGAAACCTACTCTCAATTTCTCCAATCATCCCCACCgacttatatatataactcattCCTCTAGCAAATATCTCCAAGGAGAACCTCTcttccttctttctcttcttctctctttttctctctaacCGTTTGATAATCAGATGGCGCGAAATCTGAGATGGGTTCTGCTTATTGTAGCGGTGGTGTCGTGGTGTCTTGTTTCAACACTGGAAGCGAGCGAAGGAGATGCTGATCCTCTTTACAAGTAAAGAACCTTTTCTTTAAGTTATATTCTTATGAATGTTGTCTGCTTTTCATATCTGAGTTCGTTTGACTTCCCTTCCTAGAGTTTACAAGTATCGAAAGGCAGAGCTAGTTTCTTTTTTGGATTACTACTGGTAGAGTCGACCGTTAAAGATTCCGTGATTGCTGGACTGACTTGTTACTGCTTTTGACTATTATGTGTTTGTAATCAATACTATCTCTGTTTTGTGAAAATTTGATCTCTTTTGGGGGAAAAAAAAGGGGTccagattttaaattttgttaggTATAGCTAATTTTTTTCAAAGGGGATAAGAGCCACAAAAGAGGAGTGGTGTGGGGAAAGGGATTAGAACTATTATGTGGTTGACTTTTCCCAGATAATTTTCCAACTCTTGTGGTTAGAGTTGAAACACGTTTGAGGATGAAAGCCTTGATTTCTATTTACTGTAGTAGGGTCATTGTTTTTGTTGGAAAagagtttttctttaaaaagacTGCAAGTGGTGGTTTGATAGAGTTTGGTCTTTCCTTTTTTCTTGTTTAGTGgaaagcttctctctctctctctctctctctctctctctctctttctctatgtTGTTCTTTGTTTTGTCGGCCATGTAACAGCTTACTCTTGTCTTGAGCTTAGTAGTGGGAAGAGGGTGGGATATGACAAAAAGGACTAGAACTTGTTACAGAGGTCTTATGGTTTTGTCTAATTAACTTTTATGACTATGGAATACTTAAGACTGTCTGCTTTTAAAGTTTTTGGCTTTTTCCTTCAGTTTAAAGACCAAAAAAGCTCTGATTGGTTTCCAGGTCATGTGTGGATCAATGTCAGAAAACTGGATGCGTGGGAGACAATTGCTTCCAGCACTGTAAATTTTCAGCCGATGGAAAAGCAATAGACGGTCCTTGGTACATGCAAGAGCCACTTTACCTGCGTTGGAAACAATGGGACTGCCAGAGTGATTGCCAGTACGAATGCATGAtgacaagagaagaagagaggaaaaGAAACGGAGAGAAACCCACCAAGTACTTCGGTAAATGGCCACTCAAACATGTCTATGGGATTCAGGAACCTGTCTCCGTTGCTTTCTCTGCTCTTGACCTAGCGATACAGTTCCATGGATGGGTCTCCTACTTCATCCTCGTTTACTATAACTTGCCTCTCCAGCCAAACCGGAAAACTTACTACGAGTACAACGGATTGTTGCATATCTATGCCATCATTGTAATGAACTCACTCTTCTGGAGTGGTGTTTGTCACAGCAGGTAAACACATTCATCCATCTCCATTGTTTCAGTTTCTAACTAAAATTCTcactaatgatttttttttttaatggtataTATAGAGATGTTGCATTGACAGAGAGGCTAGATTACTCATCAGCTACAGTGTTAGCCGGGTTTTCGCTTATTCTAGCTATAATCAGGTCTTTTAGTATACATGATAAATCTGCAAAAGTCATGGTTACTGCACCTATTCTTGCAGTTGTAGCAACTCATATCCTCTACCTCAACTTCTACAACCTTGATGAAGGTAAATGATCTTTCCTAAATGaggctttcttcttttttttttaaaaaaaatgcttATATgactttctatatatatatatatatatgacttttACAGGGCTTCACAGGAAAGTTATAATCGGAATAGGAGCAGTGGAGCTAGTGGTGTGGGGTGTATGGGCGGCTTTAACGTCACATCCATCAAAGTGGAAGCTAAGAGCTTTCTTTGTCTCGAGCATACTCACAATGTGTCTTAGAATGCTTGATTTCCCACCGTACAAAGGGTATGTTGATGCTCATGCTCTTTGGCGAGCTGCAGGGATCCCTCTCTCTTACCTTTGGTGGAGTTTTGCCTGCGACGACGCCGTTTTCAGGACCACTGTTCTTCTCAAGAAGTCAAAGTGATGGAAAGAAAATTGATTCAaggctctctttttttttttcaaatctttttttttttccggtgaGGTTCTCCGGTGTTCAGAAAGTTGTTTTTAGGTTGTGTTTTCGCAGAAGAAGcaaatgtttttgtgttcttctGTGGTGAATCTTGGTAGTGTTTTGGGGTCATATGCTCTGTCTttcttgtgtgtgttttttgggtcttttttcttttttctctcatGGCTCGTCGGCCGGAGAGTTTTACCGTCGGGGAGGAATTGACCTTTGATGATCACCAC
The window above is part of the Brassica napus cultivar Da-Ae chromosome C3, Da-Ae, whole genome shotgun sequence genome. Proteins encoded here:
- the LOC106435056 gene encoding post-GPI attachment to proteins factor 3 translates to MARNLRWVLLIVAVVSWCLVSTLEASEGDADPLYKSCVDQCQKTGCVGDNCFQHCKFSADGKAIDGPWYMQEPLYLRWKQWDCQSDCQYECMMTREEERKRNGEKPTKYFGKWPLKHVYGIQEPVSVAFSALDLAIQFHGWVSYFILVYYNLPLQPNRKTYYEYNGLLHIYAIIVMNSLFWSGVCHSRDVALTERLDYSSATVLAGFSLILAIIRSFSIHDKSAKVMVTAPILAVVATHILYLNFYNLDEGLHRKVIIGIGAVELVVWGVWAALTSHPSKWKLRAFFVSSILTMCLRMLDFPPYKGYVDAHALWRAAGIPLSYLWWSFACDDAVFRTTVLLKKSK